In Candidatus Sodalis pierantonius str. SOPE, one DNA window encodes the following:
- a CDS encoding helix-turn-helix domain-containing protein has translation MDINARIAARLSALRRQRGLSLEALAQQSDVSRSMISLIERGESSPTAAVLEKLAYGLGMPLNALFEVPATDSTPLVRHDDQPRWQDPQSGYIRRNLTPDNAHFPVQMIEVIFPAGASVAYETGQRDPGIHQQIWLLAGSILIRVGEREYRLRQGDCLGFALDRPTAFHNPHHEPARYLVLLSPVRSVP, from the coding sequence ATGGACATTAACGCGCGCATCGCCGCCCGGCTGAGCGCGCTGCGCCGGCAGCGTGGATTATCGCTGGAGGCGCTGGCGCAACAATCCGATGTTAGCCGGTCTATGATCTCGCTGATTGAGCGTGGCGAAAGCAGCCCGACGGCCGCGGTACTGGAAAAACTCGCCTACGGACTCGGGATGCCGCTCAACGCGCTATTCGAGGTACCGGCTACCGACAGTACGCCACTGGTGCGGCACGACGACCAGCCGCGGTGGCAAGATCCACAATCGGGCTATATACGGCGCAATCTTACTCCGGACAACGCCCACTTTCCGGTGCAAATGATAGAGGTGATATTCCCTGCCGGCGCCAGCGTCGCCTATGAAACCGGCCAGCGTGATCCCGGCATTCATCAGCAAATCTGGCTGCTGGCGGGGTCTATTCTTATCCGTGTCGGAGAGCGGGAATATCGTCTGCGGCAGGGAGATTGTTTGGGTTTTGCTCTGGACCGTCCCACCGCCTTTCATAATCCTCATCATGAGCCGGCGCGCTATTTGGTGCTGCTGTCGCCGGTCAGGAGCGTGCCATGA